In a single window of the Chondrocystis sp. NIES-4102 genome:
- the mgtE gene encoding magnesium transporter: MVQNGVKHNELRQLVRSQLELLLNNGNLEGAKSLLIPVQPVDIAEAIEGLPESIQLIAFRLLSKAEAIEVYEYLNTEVQQALIQEFKRQEVLDVVDKMSPDDRARMFDELPAKVVRRLLSQLSPGERRATAILLGYGEDTAGRIMTPEYISLKDNLTVAQTLERIRSVANASEVVYYLYVTNASRQLTGIVSLRDLVVSIPEKSLGDIMTRDVVFVHTDTDQEEVARTIQRYDILAVPVVDSEERLVGVVTVDDVIDIIEREATEDIYALGGVQSDGDNYFQTNLLTVARRRVVWLFVLLLTNTVTGAIIRSQEQLLQQVVILAAFIPLLTGTGGNVGAQSSTVVIRGLNTEEIKNMGAGKVIFREATAGILLGLILGVMATVWAYLLQGNLAVAISVGVSLVAIALLASVAGSALPFLFRSFNLDPALMSAPFITTAVDVLGVLIYFSIAKFILGL; the protein is encoded by the coding sequence ATGGTACAAAATGGAGTTAAGCACAACGAGCTAAGACAGCTAGTTAGATCACAATTAGAATTATTATTAAATAATGGCAATTTAGAAGGGGCAAAGTCTTTACTAATTCCTGTCCAACCAGTAGATATCGCAGAAGCAATTGAAGGTTTACCAGAATCTATTCAATTAATTGCTTTTCGGTTGCTATCTAAAGCAGAAGCGATCGAAGTTTATGAATATCTTAATACGGAGGTGCAACAAGCCTTAATTCAAGAATTTAAAAGACAGGAAGTATTAGACGTAGTAGATAAGATGTCCCCCGACGATCGCGCTAGGATGTTTGATGAATTACCTGCCAAAGTTGTACGTCGTTTATTATCTCAGTTGAGTCCTGGAGAACGGAGAGCTACCGCTATTTTATTAGGTTATGGAGAGGATACCGCAGGGCGAATTATGACCCCTGAATATATCTCTTTGAAAGATAATTTAACTGTAGCCCAGACTTTGGAAAGGATTAGAAGTGTCGCCAATGCTTCAGAAGTTGTCTATTATCTCTACGTAACTAATGCTTCTCGTCAACTTACAGGAATTGTCTCTTTGAGGGATTTGGTAGTTTCTATCCCAGAGAAAAGTTTGGGGGACATCATGACTCGTGATGTGGTCTTTGTACATACGGATACGGATCAAGAAGAAGTAGCCCGCACTATTCAACGTTACGATATTTTGGCTGTACCTGTAGTAGATAGTGAGGAAAGGTTGGTAGGGGTAGTCACTGTTGATGATGTTATTGATATTATTGAACGGGAAGCCACTGAGGACATTTACGCTTTAGGTGGTGTGCAGTCGGATGGAGACAATTATTTTCAAACTAACCTCTTAACAGTAGCCCGTCGTCGTGTTGTCTGGTTGTTTGTTTTGCTACTTACTAACACTGTAACTGGGGCTATTATTCGTTCTCAAGAGCAATTGCTACAACAAGTTGTCATTCTTGCTGCTTTTATCCCTTTATTAACTGGAACTGGGGGGAACGTCGGGGCGCAGTCTTCAACGGTGGTTATTCGCGGTTTAAACACCGAAGAAATTAAAAATATGGGGGCTGGTAAGGTAATTTTTCGCGAGGCGACAGCAGGGATTTTATTAGGTCTAATTTTAGGGGTGATGGCTACAGTTTGGGCATATTTGCTCCAAGGAAATTTGGCGGTAGCTATATCTGTCGGAGTTAGTTTAGTGGCGATCGCTCTTTTGGCTTCTGTTGCTGGTTCGGCTTTACCTTTTTTGTTCCGTTCTTTTAATTTAGACCCTGCTTTGATGTCCGCACCATTTATTACTACTGCCGTTGATGTCTTGGGTGTTTTGATTTACTTTAGTATTGCTAAATTTATTCTTGGTTTATAA
- a CDS encoding pentapeptide repeat protein: protein MNGEELLSLYQQGNYDFSRANLSQIQLMQVDLINIDLSRTELDWANLSGTNLTGANLNRANLINARLIKTNLAEANLKCADLADADLSWANLEKACLIRVDLSNANLSQSFFQDANLADADLSNANLTRANLSGANLSRANLSGADLTGVDLSGADFNRADLSEANLSNANLSYANFNRADLSGSNLRQANLEQAMLQGANLRSANLRSAILAGAILKETDRGNSSLATISQLSMTNGEYKNKIDLCSANLTNANLEGVNLQNANLRFALLFKTNLEKASLENASLVDVYLRGANLRGANLKNSVLSSVSWKGTVMPDGTIHP, encoded by the coding sequence ATGAATGGAGAAGAATTGCTGTCGCTCTATCAACAAGGAAACTACGATTTTAGTCGTGCTAATCTTAGTCAAATACAGCTAATGCAGGTTGATTTAATTAACATCGACTTAAGTAGAACCGAATTAGACTGGGCAAATTTGAGTGGTACAAATCTTACGGGTGCAAATCTAAACCGTGCAAATTTAATCAATGCGCGCCTAATAAAAACCAATTTAGCAGAAGCAAATCTAAAATGTGCTGATTTAGCGGATGCTGATTTAAGTTGGGCTAATTTAGAAAAAGCTTGCCTAATTCGAGTTGATTTAAGTAATGCTAATTTGAGCCAATCCTTTTTTCAAGATGCTAATTTAGCGGATGCTGATTTAAGTAATGCCAATCTAACTAGAGCTAATCTTAGTGGTGCTAATCTCAGTCGTGCTAACCTTAGTGGCGCAGATTTAACAGGGGTAGACTTAAGTGGTGCAGATTTCAATCGGGCTGACCTTAGTGAGGCTAATTTAAGTAATGCTAACCTCAGCTATGCCAATTTTAATCGGGCGGATCTTAGTGGTAGTAATCTACGACAAGCCAACTTAGAACAAGCAATGTTACAAGGAGCAAATCTAAGATCAGCAAATTTACGATCAGCCATACTTGCAGGGGCGATATTAAAAGAGACCGATCGCGGTAATAGTAGTTTAGCCACCATTTCCCAATTAAGCATGACCAATGGAGAATATAAAAACAAAATAGATTTATGTTCTGCCAATCTAACCAATGCCAATTTAGAAGGGGTTAACCTGCAAAATGCTAACTTAAGATTTGCCCTATTGTTTAAAACGAATTTAGAAAAAGCTAGTTTAGAAAATGCAAGTTTAGTTGACGTATATTTACGGGGAGCTAATTTACGAGGAGCTAATCTAAAAAATAGTGTTTTAAGTAGTGTAAGTTGGAAGGGAACAGTAATGCCTGATGGCACAATTCATCCTTAG
- a CDS encoding monooxygenase FAD-binding protein, with amino-acid sequence MIKQQHIIGERAIVIGGSIAGLLAARILADYFAEVIIVERDNLPVVPQPRQGVPQSLQPHILLTKGYRILVELFGNDFITQLIDNGALTIDWGREFYVYSEVGWLARDLNPSDLVSITCSRPLLEWAIAQSLRKNIKIKFWSEHRVKGLIGDRQNNIIKGITTQSSDGEEVLTAQLVVDCSGRGSKTPQWLKDLGFTPPPETVVDAHLGYATRRYKEPKAAEYPWKVMLINHCPPQQPRLGYLAKIEGGEWIATLGGYQGDFPPIDDQGFLDFARSLRHPGFYEAITQAEATSPIYAYRATKNRLRHYEKVNLPSGLIVLGDAVCSLCPVYGQGMTVSALAVLVLQQWLNKSGLDSVLFQKDLAKSNSLHWNLATTQDSLFLNTKGRIPPSLLGKIIKPLTKKLITQATIDPQVYLALTKVGHLIKSPTSLFSPRLLWQTLKGDNL; translated from the coding sequence ATGATTAAGCAACAACATATTATTGGCGAGCGAGCAATTGTAATTGGAGGTAGTATAGCTGGATTATTAGCTGCTCGTATACTTGCGGACTATTTCGCTGAAGTGATTATAGTTGAAAGAGATAACTTACCCGTAGTCCCACAACCACGCCAAGGTGTACCACAATCGCTACAACCACATATTTTATTAACCAAAGGGTACAGAATATTAGTTGAGTTATTTGGCAATGATTTTATCACTCAATTGATAGATAATGGGGCGTTAACCATTGATTGGGGACGGGAGTTTTATGTTTATAGTGAAGTTGGATGGTTGGCTCGTGATCTAAACCCTTCTGATTTAGTTTCCATAACTTGTAGTCGTCCTTTGCTTGAATGGGCGATCGCGCAATCCCTCAGAAAAAATATTAAAATTAAATTTTGGTCAGAACATCGAGTTAAGGGCTTAATTGGCGATCGCCAGAATAATATAATCAAAGGCATTACAACTCAAAGCAGTGATGGTGAGGAAGTTTTAACCGCCCAACTGGTTGTAGATTGTAGTGGGCGTGGCTCTAAAACTCCCCAATGGTTAAAAGATCTTGGTTTTACTCCTCCACCAGAAACTGTGGTTGATGCCCATTTAGGATATGCGACTCGTCGCTACAAAGAGCCGAAAGCAGCCGAATATCCTTGGAAAGTTATGTTAATTAATCATTGTCCGCCACAACAGCCTCGCTTAGGATATTTAGCCAAGATTGAGGGGGGGGAATGGATAGCTACTTTAGGTGGTTATCAAGGGGATTTTCCACCCATTGATGATCAAGGTTTTTTGGATTTCGCCCGTAGTCTGCGTCATCCTGGTTTCTATGAAGCTATTACCCAAGCAGAAGCAACTTCTCCTATTTATGCCTATCGAGCTACTAAAAATAGGTTACGTCATTATGAAAAAGTTAATCTTCCTTCAGGGTTAATTGTGCTTGGGGATGCAGTTTGTTCTCTTTGTCCAGTATATGGTCAGGGAATGACGGTAAGTGCTTTAGCTGTTTTAGTTTTACAACAATGGTTAAATAAATCAGGATTAGATTCTGTTTTATTTCAGAAAGATTTAGCTAAAAGTAATTCTTTGCATTGGAATTTGGCTACTACCCAAGATTCTTTGTTTTTAAATACTAAAGGAAGAATTCCCCCTAGTCTACTGGGTAAGATAATTAAACCATTAACTAAAAAGTTGATCACTCAGGCAACTATTGATCCTCAAGTGTATCTTGCTTTAACTAAAGTGGGGCATTTAATTAAATCTCCTACGTCTTTATTTTCCCCTCGGCTTTTATGGCAAACATTGAAGGGGGATAATCTTTAA
- a CDS encoding putative transcriptional regulator, Crp/Fnr family protein: protein MLLSQTNNSQLVIGIRESEIPLQQYERGDEIAVLDSGIWQVYRGVVQLSRIQPDGNETILGWVGANGIFENIINNALVSYRAVALTDVYVRRYSINQVMQHPLLARQLITQLSDRLLQSEQLLAIIALRKVEERLRQLLLMLKEEIGQPVSDGIRLQARFTHQHLAEAIHTTRVTITRILGDWREQDLIYFDQERHLIIKNLVSI, encoded by the coding sequence ATGCTACTGAGTCAAACGAATAACTCCCAATTAGTTATAGGTATAAGAGAAAGCGAAATACCTTTACAACAGTATGAGCGAGGAGATGAAATCGCAGTTTTAGATTCAGGTATCTGGCAAGTTTACCGAGGTGTGGTGCAATTAAGCAGAATTCAACCAGATGGTAATGAAACTATCTTGGGATGGGTGGGTGCTAATGGGATATTTGAGAATATTATTAATAACGCTTTAGTATCTTATCGTGCAGTTGCCCTAACTGACGTGTATGTAAGACGTTACTCAATAAATCAAGTGATGCAACATCCTCTACTAGCTAGACAACTAATTACCCAATTGAGCGATCGCTTGCTACAATCAGAACAGTTATTAGCAATTATTGCCTTAAGGAAAGTTGAAGAACGTTTAAGACAATTATTATTAATGCTCAAGGAAGAAATAGGACAACCTGTAAGTGATGGCATTCGCTTACAAGCTCGTTTTACTCATCAACATCTAGCAGAAGCAATTCATACCACTAGAGTAACAATTACTAGAATTTTAGGCGACTGGCGAGAACAAGACTTAATTTATTTTGATCAAGAGAGACATTTAATAATTAAAAATCTGGTATCTATTTAA